One part of the Phoenix dactylifera cultivar Barhee BC4 unplaced genomic scaffold, palm_55x_up_171113_PBpolish2nd_filt_p 000257F, whole genome shotgun sequence genome encodes these proteins:
- the LOC103697408 gene encoding UDP-glycosyltransferase 88F3-like — protein sequence MKERVVLYPAVGMGHLVPMVELAKLFLRDGMAVTVLVINTPFKQGSDDSFIAAAASAHPSLSFHHLPPVSLPPNPPTDPVVLMFDMLRQATTHLRPVLTSLSETSAVRALVVDFFCTEALDVAAEVGLPSYIFFSTGASNLAAFLYLPLLHSATPGNIKDLGNAPINFPGLWPIPASDLPAQLQDRNEESYKRLLFHFERLPRFDGILINTFESLEPRAVTALRDGVCLPGRPMPPTYCIGPLIAERKPSEKHECIKWLDSQPKASVVFLCFGSMGSFAAEQLNEMATGLERSGHRFLWVVRAPRNGDQAAKFPGPRLEPDLEAILPVGFLERTKDRGLVVKSWAPQVEVLAYEAVGAFLTHCGWNSTLEGVCAGVPLIGWPLYAEQRMNKVTLVQDIGLAVAVEGYDKELVRAEEVEAKVRWVMESEGGSELRKRAAAMAEKAKEAWKDGGSSEAAWVELAKVIKDGGSEVRG from the coding sequence ATGAAGGAAAGGGTGGTGCTCTACCCGGCGGTGGGCATGGGCCACCTGGTGCCCATGGTGGAGCTGGCCAAGCTATTCCTCCGCGACGGCATGGCCGTCACCGTCCTCGTCATCAACACCCCATTCAAGCAAGGCTCCGACGACTCATtcatcgccgccgccgcctccgctcacccctccctctccttccaccACCTCCCtcccgtctccctaccccccaACCCCCCCACCGACCCTGTGGTCCTCATGTTCGACATGCTCCGCCAGGCCACGACCCACCTCCGCCCCGTACTCACCTCCCTGTCCGAGACCTCCGCCGTCCGCGCCCTCGTCGTCGACTTCTTCTGCACCGAGGCCCTGGACGTCGCCGCCGAGGTAGGTCTCCCCTCCTATATCTTCTTCTCCACCGGCGCCTCCAACCTCGCCGCCTTCCTCTACCTTCCACTCCTCCACTCCGCCACTCCCGGCAACATAAAAGATCTCGGCAAcgccccgatcaacttccccggCCTCTGGCCGATTCCGGCGTCCGATTTGCCGGCTCAACTCCAAGACCGGAACGAAGAGTCCTACAAACGTCTCCTCTTCCACTTCGAGCGCTTACCGAGATTCGACGGCATCCTGATCAACACCTTCGAGTCGTTGGAGCCGCGGGCGGTGACGGCTCTCCGAGACGGCGTCTGCCTTCCTGGCCGTCCGATGCCTCCCACCTACTGCATCGGGCCGTTGATTGCCGAAAGGAAACCATCAGAAAAGCACGAGTGCATCAAGTGGCTGGACTCGCAGCCGAAGGCGAGCGTGGTGTTCTTGTGCTTCGGGAGCATGGGTTCCTTTGCCGCGGAGCAGCTCAATGAAATGGCCACCGGATTAGAGAGAAGCGGACACAGGTTTCTGTGGGTGGTGCGGGCCCCACGGAACGGAGACCAGGCGGCCAAGTTTCCCGGGCCACGGCTTGAACCGGATCTGGAGGCGATTTTGCCCGTGGGGTTTCTGGAACGGACCAAGGACAGGGGTCTGGTGGTGAAGTCGTGGGCCCCGCAGGTCGAAGTGCTGGCCTACGAGGCGGTGGGGGCGTTCTTGACCCACTGCGGGTGGAACTCGACGCTGGAGGGGGTGTGCGCCGGGGTGCCGTTGATTGGGTGGCCTCTGTACGCGGAGCAGAGGATGAATAAAGTGACGCTGGTGCAGGATATTGGTCTGGCGGTTGCGGTGGAGGGATACGATAAAGAGTTGGTCAGagcggaggaggtggaggcgAAGGTGAGGTGGGTGATGGAGTCGGAGGGAGGGAGCGAGTTGAGGAAGCGAGCGGCGGCGATGGCAGAGAAGGCCAAGGAGGCGTGGAAGGATGGAGGGTCGTCCGAGGCGGCGTGGGTGGAGCTGGCGAAGGTTATCAAGGACGGTGGCAGCGAAGTACGTGGATAA
- the LOC103697407 gene encoding UDP-glycosyltransferase 88F3-like, whose translation MKEMVVLYPAMGMGHLTPMVELAKLFLRDGLAVTVLVVDPPFKQGSSAPFIAATSAAHPSLFFHQVPAASLQPESSPSSNPVTPMSLMLDTLREATAQLHLLIKSLSESSTVRALVVDFFCTDALEVATALGLPCYLFFPSAATSLAVELYLPTLHSTTSTSFKDLGDAPVHFPGLHPIPASDMPGPLQDRNDDGYKALLVHLQRFPRFDGILVNSFESLEPRAVKALKDGICLPDRPMPPTYCIGPLIAEGKPSEKHECITWLDSQPKASVVFLCFGSMGSFPAEQLKETATGLERSGQRFLWVVRAPRNGDQTAKFPGPRLEPDLEAILPVGFLERTKDRGLVVKSWAPQVEVLAHEAVGAFVTHCGWNSTLEGVCAGVPLIGWPLYAEQRMNKVMLVQDIGLAVAVEGYDRELVGAEEVEAKVRWVMESEGGNKLRKRAAVMAEKAKEAWKDGGSSKAAWVEVVKVIKNGGNGVRG comes from the coding sequence ATGAAGGAGATGGTGGTGCTCTATCCGGCGATGGGCATGGGCCACCTGACGCCCATGGTGGAGTTGGCCAAGCTCTTCCTCCGAGACGGCCTCGCCGTCACCGTCCTCGTCGTCGACCCTCCCTTCAAGCAAGGCTCCTCCGCCCCCTTCATCGCTGCCACCTCCGCCGCCcacccctccctcttcttccaccAGGTCCCTGCCGCCTCCCTCCAACCCGAATCTTCTCCGTCTTCCAACCCCGTCACTCCCATGTCCCTCATGCTCGACACCCTCCGCGAAGCTACCGCCCAACTCCACCTCCTCATCAAATCTCTCTCCGAGAGCTCCACCGTCCGCGCCCTCGTCGTGGACTTCTTCTGCACCGACGCCCTCGAAGTCGCCACCGCGCTTGGCCTTCCCTGCTACCTATTCTTCCCCTCCGCCGCCACCAGCCTCGCTGTCGAACTATATCTACCGACCCTCCACTCCACCACTTCTACCAGCTTCAAAGACCTAGGCGACGCCCCCGTCCACTTCCCCGGCCTCCACCCGATCCCGGCATCAGATATGCCGGGTCCCCTACAAGACCGCAACGACGACGGCTACAAAGCCCTGCTCGTCCACTTGCAGCGCTTCCCGAGATTCGACGGGATTCTGGTCAACAGCTTCGAGTCGTTGGAACCTCGGGCGGTGAAAGCCCTGAAAGACGGTATCTGTCTTCCCGACCGTCCGATGCCTCCCACCTACTGCATCGGGCCGTTGATTGCCGAAGGGAAACCATCAGAAAAGCACGAGTGCATCACGTGGCTTGACTCGCAGCCGAAGGCCAGCGTCGTGTTCTTGTGCTTCGGGAGCATGGGCTCCTTTCCCGCGGAGCAGCTCAAGGAAACGGCCACCGGATTAGAGAGAAGCGGACAGAGGTTTCTGTGGGTGGTGCGGGCCCCACGCAACGGAGACCAGACGGCCAAGTTTCCCGGGCCACGGCTCGAACCGGATCTGGAGGCGATTTTGCCCGTGGGCTTTCTGGAACGGACCAAGGACAGGGGTCTGGTGGTGAAGTCGTGGGCCCCGCAGGTGGAAGTGCTGGCCCACGAGGCGGTGGGGGCGTTCGTGACCCACTGCGGGTGGAACTCGACGCTGGAGGGGGTGTGCGCGGGGGTGCCGTTGATCGGGTGGCCTCTCTACGCGGAGCAGAGGATGAATAAAGTGATGTTGGTGCAGGATATAGGCCTGGCGGTTGCGGTGGAGGGATACGATAGGGAGTTGGTTGGAGCTGAGGAGGTGGAGGCGAAGGTGAGGTGGGTGATGGAGTCGGAAGGAGGGAACAAGTTGAGGAAGCGAGCGGCGGTGATGGCAGAGAAGGCCAAGGAGGCGTGGAAAGATGGAGGGTCGTCCAAGGCGGCGTGGGTGGAGGTGGTGAAGGTTATCAAGAACGGTGGCAACGGAGTACGCGGATGA
- the LOC103697409 gene encoding UDP-glycosyltransferase 73B4-like encodes MWALRSDGGGGDEWMPKGYEKRVVERGLVVRGWAPQAEILSHRAVGGFVIHSRWNSVMEGVCSGMALATWPPHSEQFVLEKLLVDVLKIAKPVWEGIKSMANSKKAVVPANAVARAVVRLVGGGEEVATMRRRVRELVELGRKAVAERGSSYEDMSRLVEGLMACRKEREKSQV; translated from the coding sequence ATGTGGGCGCTGCGCAgcgacggcggcggaggagaTGAGTGGATGCCGAAGGGTTATGAGAAGAGAGTCGTCGAGCGAGGCTTGGTGGTGAGAGGATGGGCCCCGCAGGCGGAGATCCTGTCCCACCGGGCTGTGGGGGGGTTTGTGATCCACAGCAGGTGGAACTCGGTGATGGAGGGGGTGTGTAGCGGGATGGCCTTGGCCACTTGGCCCCCCCACTCGGAGCAGTTCGTGTTAGAAAAGTTACTAGTGGATGTGCTCAAGATAGCGAAGCCCGTGTGGGAGGGGATCAAGAGCATGGCCAACAGCAAGAAGGCGGTGGTGCCAGCGAACGCGGTGGCGAGGGCAGTGGTGCGGCTCGTTGGCGGCGGGGAGGAAGTGGCAACCATGAGGAGAAGGGTGCGAGAGCTGGTAGAATTGGGCAGGAAGGCGGTGGCGGAGAGAGGCTCGTCGTACGAAGATATGAGCCGTCTGGTCGAGGGGCTCATGGCTTGCCGCAAGGAGCGTGAAAAGTCACAAGTGTAA